One part of the Mariniflexile litorale genome encodes these proteins:
- the rpsM gene encoding 30S ribosomal protein S13, with product MARIAGVDIPKNKRGVIALTYIYGVGRSRAKEILAEANVDESIKVQDWNDDQISGIREAVGTFTIEGELRSEIQLNIKRLMDIGCYRGIRHRSGLPLRGQRTKNNSRTRKGRRKTVANKKKATK from the coding sequence ATGGCAAGAATTGCAGGTGTAGACATACCAAAAAACAAAAGAGGAGTTATCGCTTTAACTTATATCTACGGGGTAGGTAGAAGTAGAGCCAAAGAAATATTAGCAGAAGCTAATGTTGATGAAAGTATAAAAGTTCAAGATTGGAACGATGACCAGATTAGTGGTATTCGTGAAGCTGTTGGTACTTTTACTATCGAAGGTGAATTACGTTCTGAAATTCAATTGAACATTAAACGTTTAATGGATATTGGATGTTACAGAGGCATTCGTCACAGATCGGGGCTTCCGTTAAGAGGGCAACGTACAAAAAACAACTCTAGAACTAGAAAAGGTAGAAGAAAAACTGTTGCTAACAAGAAAAAAGCAACTAAATAA
- the infA gene encoding translation initiation factor IF-1 has protein sequence MAKQSAIEQDGTIIEALSNAMFRVELENGHIVTAHISGKMRMHYIKLLPGDKVKLEMSPYDLSKARITYRY, from the coding sequence ATGGCAAAACAATCAGCAATAGAGCAAGACGGTACCATCATAGAAGCATTATCAAATGCGATGTTCCGTGTTGAGTTAGAGAATGGTCACATTGTGACAGCACATATTTCGGGTAAGATGCGTATGCATTACATTAAATTATTACCAGGAGATAAAGTGAAATTAGAAATGAGTCCTTATGATTTATCTAAGGCAAGAATAACTTATAGATACTAA
- the ykgO gene encoding type B 50S ribosomal protein L36, whose product MKVRASVKKRSADCIIVRRKGRLYVINKKNPRFKQRQG is encoded by the coding sequence ATGAAAGTAAGAGCATCAGTAAAAAAGAGAAGTGCAGATTGTATAATCGTACGTAGAAAAGGTAGACTTTACGTGATAAACAAAAAGAATCCTAGATTTAAACAAAGACAAGGGTAA
- the rpmD gene encoding 50S ribosomal protein L30, with protein MAKIKVTKVKSAINCPLRQKRVLISLGLKKIGQVKEHEATSSILGMVSKVNHLVSVEEIK; from the coding sequence ATGGCAAAAATTAAAGTAACAAAAGTTAAAAGCGCAATCAATTGTCCGCTAAGACAAAAACGAGTATTAATATCTCTAGGTCTTAAAAAGATCGGTCAGGTAAAAGAGCACGAAGCTACATCAAGTATTCTTGGTATGGTAAGTAAAGTAAATCACTTAGTTTCTGTTGAAGAAATTAAATAA
- the rplO gene encoding 50S ribosomal protein L15, giving the protein MDLSNLKPAEGSVKNQGKRIGRGQGSGKGGTATRGHKGAKSRSGYSKKVGFEGGQMPLQRRVPKFGFTNINRVEYQGINLDTLQQLADDKKIGDTVDFETLFTNGLIGKNDLVKILGRGELKAKLKVSAHKFTASAKAAIEAAGGEAVTL; this is encoded by the coding sequence ATGGATTTAAGTAATTTAAAACCTGCAGAAGGTTCAGTTAAAAATCAAGGAAAAAGAATAGGACGTGGACAAGGTTCTGGTAAAGGTGGTACGGCAACTCGTGGCCACAAAGGTGCTAAATCTCGTTCTGGTTATTCTAAGAAAGTAGGTTTTGAAGGAGGTCAAATGCCACTTCAAAGACGTGTTCCTAAATTTGGTTTTACTAACATTAACCGCGTAGAATATCAAGGTATTAATTTAGATACTTTGCAACAATTAGCCGACGATAAAAAAATTGGTGATACCGTAGATTTTGAAACGCTATTCACTAACGGTTTAATTGGAAAAAACGATCTAGTTAAAATATTAGGTAGAGGTGAGTTAAAAGCAAAATTAAAAGTATCAGCACATAAATTTACTGCTTCAGCAAAAGCTGCTATCGAAGCTGCTGGAGGAGAAGCTGTAACGTTATAA
- the rplQ gene encoding 50S ribosomal protein L17 encodes MRHGKKINHLGRKTAHRKSMLANMACSLIEHKRINTTVAKAKALKQFVEPMITKSKEDTTHNRRIVMANLRQKDAVAELFRDVAAKVANRPGGYTRIIKLGNRLGDNADMAMIELVDYNELYNAGKPEKKTTRRSRRGGSKPADAPVVEPKATKEEEE; translated from the coding sequence ATGAGACACGGAAAAAAAATAAATCACTTAGGTAGAAAAACTGCCCACAGAAAATCAATGTTAGCTAATATGGCTTGTTCTTTAATAGAACATAAGCGTATTAATACAACTGTAGCTAAAGCAAAAGCTTTAAAGCAATTTGTAGAGCCAATGATTACAAAGTCTAAAGAAGATACAACCCATAACAGACGTATCGTTATGGCTAACTTAAGACAAAAAGATGCTGTAGCAGAATTATTTAGAGATGTTGCTGCTAAAGTAGCTAATCGTCCAGGAGGTTATACAAGAATTATTAAGCTTGGTAATCGTTTAGGTGATAATGCAGATATGGCAATGATAGAGCTTGTAGATTATAATGAGCTTTACAATGCTGGTAAGCCAGAGAAGAAAACAACACGTAGAAGTAGAAGAGGAGGTTCTAAACCTGCTGATGCTCCAGTTGTAGAACCTAAGGCAACAAAAGAAGAGGAAGAATAA
- the rpsE gene encoding 30S ribosomal protein S5: MFKKYKSAELVKPGGLDLKDRLVGVQRVTKVTKGGRAFGFSAIVVVGDEAGVVGQGLGKSKDVASAIAKAIEDAKKNLVRIPLKGKTLPHEQKGKYGGARVNIIPAAKGTGVIAGGAVRTVLEAVGVHDVLSKSQGSSNPHNVVKATFDALLQLRDANTIARDRGISLEQVFKA, translated from the coding sequence ATGTTTAAAAAATATAAAAGTGCAGAATTAGTAAAACCAGGTGGATTAGATCTTAAAGATCGTTTAGTTGGTGTACAAAGAGTTACAAAAGTAACTAAAGGTGGTAGAGCATTTGGTTTCTCAGCAATTGTAGTAGTTGGTGACGAAGCGGGTGTTGTAGGACAAGGTTTAGGGAAATCTAAAGATGTAGCTAGTGCAATTGCAAAAGCTATTGAAGATGCTAAGAAAAACCTGGTTCGTATTCCTTTAAAAGGAAAAACATTACCACATGAACAAAAAGGTAAATATGGTGGAGCAAGAGTAAACATTATTCCTGCTGCTAAAGGTACAGGTGTAATTGCTGGTGGCGCTGTAAGAACAGTACTTGAAGCAGTTGGTGTACACGATGTATTATCAAAATCTCAAGGATCTTCAAATCCTCACAACGTTGTAAAAGCAACTTTTGATGCTTTATTGCAATTAAGAGATGCCAATACAATTGCTCGAGACCGAGGTATTTCACTTGAACAAGTATTTAAAGCTTAA
- the rpsH gene encoding 30S ribosomal protein S8, with protein MYTDPIADYLTRIRNAVRASHRVVEIPASNLKKDITKILFEQGYILSYKFDDSSVQGTIKIALKYNKDTKEPVIKQIQRISKPGLRKYASSKELPRILNGLGIAIVSTSHGVMTGKQAKRDNVGGEVLCYVY; from the coding sequence ATGTACACAGATCCAATAGCGGATTATTTGACAAGAATTAGAAATGCAGTGCGTGCTAGCCACAGAGTGGTTGAGATCCCAGCATCTAATCTTAAAAAAGACATTACTAAAATATTATTCGAACAAGGATATATTTTAAGTTACAAGTTTGATGACTCTTCAGTACAAGGTACTATTAAAATAGCACTTAAGTACAATAAAGACACTAAAGAGCCTGTAATAAAACAGATTCAAAGAATAAGTAAACCAGGTTTACGTAAATACGCAAGTTCAAAAGAACTTCCTAGAATTCTTAATGGTTTAGGTATTGCCATTGTCTCTACTTCTCATGGAGTAATGACAGGTAAACAAGCAAAAAGAGATAATGTAGGTGGCGAAGTATTGTGTTACGTTTACTAA
- the rpsN gene encoding 30S ribosomal protein S14: protein MAKESMKAREVKRAKTVAKYAEKRKALKEAGDYEALQKLPKNASPVRMHNRCKLTGRPRGYMRTFGVSRVTFREMANNGLIPGVRKASW from the coding sequence ATGGCTAAAGAATCAATGAAAGCCCGCGAGGTAAAAAGAGCTAAAACAGTAGCTAAATATGCTGAAAAACGTAAAGCTTTAAAAGAAGCTGGAGATTATGAAGCATTACAAAAGTTACCCAAAAATGCTTCTCCTGTTCGTATGCATAATAGATGTAAATTAACAGGTAGACCTAGAGGATATATGAGAACATTTGGAGTGTCTCGTGTAACTTTTAGAGAAATGGCTAATAATGGTCTTATTCCAGGGGTAAGAAAAGCAAGTTGGTAA
- the secY gene encoding preprotein translocase subunit SecY, translated as MKFIESLKNVWKIEELRNRIIVTLGLLLVYRFGAQVVLPGIDAAQLDGLADSTDSGLLGLLNAFTGGAFANASVFALGIMPYISASIVVQLMGIAIPYLQKLQKEGASGQKKINQITRWLTIAICLLQAPGYLASLPQLGIPASAFLLGTGPLFYFSSVTILVTGCIFAMWLGEKITDKGIGNGISLLIMVGIIARLPASFLQNAATRLEGNNVMLILFELVLWFAIILGCIMLVMAVRKIAVQYARRTATGDYEKSAMAGSRQYIPLKLNASGVMPIIFAQAIMFVPSLIGGSSLLKETATGAWMQTNYSDMFGFWYSVTFALLIIVFTYFYTAITVPTNKMADDLKRSGGFIPGIRPGSETSEYLDKIMSQITLPGSIFLAFIAVFPALIVKIMGVQQGWALFFGGTSLIILVGVAIDTMQQVNSYLLNRHYDGLMKTGKNRKALA; from the coding sequence ATGAAATTTATAGAATCGTTAAAGAATGTTTGGAAAATAGAAGAACTAAGAAACAGAATCATAGTTACACTTGGTTTATTATTGGTTTACCGTTTTGGTGCTCAAGTAGTTCTCCCAGGTATTGATGCTGCTCAATTAGACGGTTTAGCAGATAGTACTGATAGTGGTTTGTTAGGGCTATTAAATGCCTTTACAGGTGGAGCTTTTGCAAATGCTTCGGTTTTTGCATTAGGTATTATGCCTTACATTTCTGCTTCTATTGTTGTTCAGTTAATGGGAATAGCAATTCCATATTTACAGAAACTACAAAAAGAAGGCGCTAGTGGTCAAAAGAAAATCAATCAAATTACACGTTGGTTAACCATTGCTATCTGTTTGCTACAAGCTCCGGGTTATTTGGCTAGCTTACCACAATTAGGGATACCAGCAAGCGCATTTTTATTGGGTACTGGACCATTATTTTATTTCTCTTCTGTAACTATTTTAGTAACAGGTTGTATCTTTGCGATGTGGTTAGGAGAAAAAATAACAGATAAAGGTATTGGTAATGGTATTTCCTTATTGATTATGGTTGGTATTATTGCAAGACTACCTGCATCATTTCTTCAAAATGCAGCAACAAGACTAGAGGGTAATAATGTGATGCTTATTCTTTTTGAATTAGTATTATGGTTTGCTATCATTCTTGGTTGTATCATGCTTGTTATGGCTGTTAGAAAAATAGCAGTACAATATGCAAGAAGAACAGCGACTGGCGATTATGAAAAAAGTGCTATGGCAGGTTCTAGACAGTACATTCCATTAAAATTAAATGCTTCAGGAGTAATGCCTATTATATTTGCACAAGCAATCATGTTTGTACCAAGCTTAATTGGAGGGTCTTCTTTATTAAAGGAAACAGCAACAGGGGCATGGATGCAAACAAATTATTCTGATATGTTTGGATTTTGGTATAGTGTAACTTTTGCTTTATTAATTATTGTATTTACATATTTTTATACAGCAATTACGGTACCAACAAACAAGATGGCAGACGATTTAAAACGTAGTGGTGGTTTCATTCCTGGTATTCGTCCAGGTTCGGAAACTTCTGAATATTTAGATAAAATAATGTCTCAAATAACCTTACCAGGTTCTATATTTCTAGCATTTATTGCTGTGTTCCCAGCGTTAATAGTTAAAATTATGGGTGTTCAACAAGGCTGGGCATTATTTTTTGGTGGCACTTCATTAATTATTTTAGTGGGTGTAGCTATAGATACTATGCAACAAGTAAATTCTTACTTGCTAAATAGACACTACGATGGCTTGATGAAAACAGGTAAAAATAGAAAGGCACTAGCTTAA
- the rpsD gene encoding 30S ribosomal protein S4 has protein sequence MARYTGPKTKIARKFGEAIFGEDKSFEKRNYPPGQHGNARRRGKKSEYAIQLMEKQKAKYTYGILERQFRGLFKKARAAQGITGEVLLQLCESRLDNVVFRMGISPSRSGARQLVSHRHITVNGELVNIPSYQLKAGDVVAVREKSKSLEAITNSLANSSHVYEWITWNDDTKLGTYVSVPARIQIPENINEQFIVELYSK, from the coding sequence ATGGCAAGATATACTGGTCCTAAAACTAAAATAGCTCGAAAATTTGGTGAAGCTATATTTGGAGAAGATAAATCTTTTGAAAAAAGAAATTACCCTCCAGGTCAACACGGTAACGCAAGACGTCGTGGAAAAAAATCTGAATACGCAATCCAATTAATGGAGAAACAAAAAGCAAAATACACTTATGGTATTTTAGAGCGTCAATTTAGAGGTTTGTTTAAAAAAGCTAGAGCTGCACAAGGAATTACTGGTGAAGTTTTATTACAATTATGTGAGTCTAGATTAGATAACGTAGTATTCAGAATGGGAATTTCTCCTTCTAGAAGCGGTGCTAGGCAATTAGTATCTCACAGACACATTACAGTAAATGGAGAGTTGGTAAATATACCTTCTTACCAATTAAAAGCAGGTGATGTTGTTGCTGTTAGAGAAAAATCTAAATCTCTTGAAGCTATCACAAATTCTTTAGCGAACTCAAGTCATGTTTATGAATGGATTACTTGGAATGATGATACAAAACTAGGAACATATGTTTCTGTTCCTGCAAGAATTCAAATTCCAGAAAACATAAACGAACAATTCATCGTCGAATTATATTCTAAATAA
- the rpsK gene encoding 30S ribosomal protein S11, with product MAKTNTKSTKKRKVIVDSVGEAHVTASFNNIIISLTNKKGDVISWSSAGKMGFRGSKKNTPYAAQLAAEDAAGVAQEAGLKKVKVYVKGPGNGRESAIRSIHNAGIEVTEIIDVTPLPHNGCRPPKRRRV from the coding sequence ATGGCAAAAACAAATACAAAGAGTACTAAAAAACGTAAAGTTATAGTAGACTCTGTTGGAGAAGCACATGTTACTGCTTCTTTCAATAACATCATTATTTCACTTACCAATAAAAAAGGAGACGTTATCTCATGGTCGTCTGCTGGTAAAATGGGATTTAGAGGTTCAAAGAAAAACACACCTTACGCTGCTCAATTAGCTGCTGAAGATGCTGCAGGAGTGGCTCAAGAAGCTGGTTTGAAAAAAGTAAAAGTTTACGTTAAAGGTCCGGGTAATGGTAGAGAATCTGCTATCCGTTCTATTCATAATGCAGGTATAGAGGTAACAGAGATTATTGATGTTACTCCATTACCTCATAATGGATGTCGTCCTCCAAAGCGTAGAAGAGTATAA
- the carA gene encoding glutamine-hydrolyzing carbamoyl-phosphate synthase small subunit, which produces MKYQKRKKAIILLADGTIFYGKAVGSKQGTAFGEVCFNTGMTGYQEIFTDPSYYGQLMVTTNAHIGNYGVSNEEIESDSIKIAGLICKNFSYDYSREAADDSLENFLEKNNLLAISDVDTRALVSYIRDNGAMNAVISTDVDNIEGLKKQLAEVPDMNGLELASQVSTKEPYYFGDENATYKVAALDIGIKKNILRNLAKRDTYIKVFPYNSKFEDLEAFKPDGYFLSNGPGDPEPLVEAQALAKEIIKRDLPLFGICLGHQVIALANGVSTYKMHNGHRGINHPVKNINTGKGEITSQNHGFAVNREEAEANTDLQITHVHLNDHTVAGLAMKSKNCFSVQYHPEASPGPHDSSYLFDQFIENIKRN; this is translated from the coding sequence ATGAAATATCAAAAAAGAAAGAAAGCCATTATTCTTTTAGCAGATGGCACCATTTTCTACGGAAAAGCAGTAGGAAGTAAGCAAGGAACAGCATTTGGCGAAGTATGCTTCAATACAGGAATGACTGGTTATCAAGAAATTTTTACCGATCCGTCTTATTACGGCCAGTTAATGGTTACTACCAATGCACATATTGGTAATTATGGAGTTAGTAATGAAGAAATTGAATCAGATTCTATTAAAATTGCAGGTTTAATTTGTAAAAATTTCAGCTACGATTATTCACGTGAAGCAGCCGACGATTCTTTAGAAAATTTTTTAGAAAAGAATAATTTATTGGCTATTTCAGATGTAGATACGAGAGCCTTGGTAAGCTATATTAGAGACAATGGCGCTATGAATGCTGTTATTTCTACAGATGTAGATAATATTGAAGGGCTTAAAAAGCAACTAGCTGAAGTGCCAGATATGAATGGTTTGGAATTGGCATCTCAAGTGTCGACTAAAGAACCTTATTATTTTGGTGACGAAAATGCAACCTATAAAGTGGCTGCTCTAGACATTGGTATAAAAAAGAATATCCTTAGAAATCTGGCAAAAAGAGATACTTACATAAAAGTGTTTCCTTACAATTCTAAGTTTGAAGATTTAGAAGCATTTAAACCAGATGGTTATTTCTTATCTAACGGACCTGGAGATCCTGAACCATTAGTAGAGGCACAGGCATTAGCAAAAGAAATTATTAAAAGGGATTTACCTTTATTCGGTATTTGTCTAGGACACCAAGTAATAGCATTGGCAAATGGTGTTTCAACTTATAAAATGCATAATGGTCACCGCGGAATAAATCATCCCGTAAAAAATATAAATACAGGTAAAGGCGAAATAACCTCTCAGAATCATGGATTTGCTGTGAATAGAGAAGAGGCAGAAGCGAACACAGACCTACAAATAACGCATGTACATTTAAATGATCATACGGTTGCAGGATTGGCTATGAAAAGCAAGAATTGTTTTTCAGTACAATACCATCCAGAAGCGAGTCCAGGTCCGCATGACTCATCGTATTTGTTTGATCAATTTATTGAAAATATAAAGAGAAATTAG
- the rplE gene encoding 50S ribosomal protein L5, which yields MAYSPRLKEEYKSRVIAALTDEFGYKNVMQVPKLKKIVISKGVGAAVADKKLIDYAVEEVTTISGQKAIATISKKDVASFKLRKGMPIGVKVTLRGERMYEFLDRLVTSALPRVRDFNGIKATGFDGRGNYNLGVTEQIIFPEINIDKVNKISGMDITFVTSAETDKEAKSLLTELGLPFQKN from the coding sequence ATGGCATATTCACCGAGACTTAAAGAAGAGTATAAAAGCAGAGTAATTGCAGCTCTTACAGACGAATTTGGATATAAAAATGTGATGCAAGTTCCTAAACTAAAAAAGATAGTAATATCTAAAGGTGTTGGAGCGGCAGTAGCAGACAAAAAGTTAATCGACTACGCAGTAGAAGAAGTAACTACTATATCTGGACAAAAAGCAATAGCTACAATATCTAAAAAAGATGTTGCATCTTTCAAATTACGTAAAGGGATGCCAATTGGTGTTAAAGTTACTTTACGAGGAGAAAGAATGTATGAATTTTTAGATCGTTTAGTTACTTCAGCCTTACCACGTGTAAGAGATTTTAATGGAATTAAAGCTACAGGATTTGACGGACGTGGTAACTACAATTTAGGAGTTACTGAACAAATTATATTTCCAGAGATAAATATTGATAAAGTTAATAAAATCTCAGGTATGGATATTACATTTGTAACATCTGCTGAAACTGATAAAGAAGCAAAATCGTTATTAACCGAATTAGGATTACCTTTTCAAAAGAACTAA
- the rplR gene encoding 50S ribosomal protein L18, with product MALTKYERRIRIKSRIRKIVSGTEARPRLTVFRSNKEIYAQVVDDVTGVTLSAASSRDKDISSAKATKIEVAKLVGKSLAEKALKAGIETIAFDRGGYLYHGRVKSLAEGAREAGLKF from the coding sequence ATGGCATTGACAAAATACGAAAGAAGAATAAGAATTAAAAGCAGAATACGTAAGATAGTTTCTGGTACAGAAGCTAGACCGAGATTAACTGTTTTTAGAAGTAATAAAGAAATTTATGCTCAAGTTGTAGATGATGTAACGGGTGTTACTCTTAGTGCAGCATCTTCAAGAGATAAAGATATTAGTTCTGCAAAAGCAACTAAAATTGAAGTAGCTAAATTAGTAGGTAAGTCACTTGCTGAAAAAGCTTTAAAGGCAGGTATAGAGACTATCGCTTTTGATAGAGGTGGTTATTTATACCATGGTAGAGTAAAATCATTAGCTGAAGGAGCTAGAGAAGCAGGACTTAAATTCTAA
- the rplF gene encoding 50S ribosomal protein L6, whose translation MSRIGNNPVVIPEGVTVDINDGIVTVKGKLGELTQNFDSVNIKVEDGNVLVTRSSDSKDQKAKHGLYRSLMRNMIEGVSKGWTKELELVGVGYRASNQGQKLELALGFSHAIVMSLAPEVKLETVSEKGKNPIIKLTSHDKQLVGQVAAKIRGFRPPEPYKGKGVKFVGEVLRRKAGKSA comes from the coding sequence ATGTCAAGAATAGGTAATAACCCAGTAGTAATTCCAGAAGGCGTTACAGTTGATATAAACGACGGAATAGTTACAGTAAAAGGAAAATTAGGAGAATTAACTCAAAATTTCGATTCTGTAAATATTAAAGTTGAAGATGGAAATGTTTTAGTAACACGTTCTTCGGATTCTAAAGATCAAAAAGCAAAACATGGTTTATATAGATCATTAATGCGTAACATGATTGAAGGCGTTTCTAAAGGATGGACTAAAGAATTAGAATTAGTAGGTGTAGGGTATAGAGCTAGTAACCAAGGTCAAAAATTGGAATTAGCTTTAGGATTTTCTCATGCTATCGTTATGAGTTTAGCTCCAGAAGTTAAATTAGAAACAGTAAGTGAAAAAGGAAAAAACCCTATTATAAAACTAACTTCACATGATAAACAACTTGTAGGTCAAGTAGCTGCAAAGATTCGTGGTTTTAGACCACCAGAGCCTTATAAAGGTAAAGGGGTTAAGTTTGTTGGTGAGGTATTAAGAAGAAAAGCAGGTAAATCAGCTTAA
- a CDS encoding DNA-directed RNA polymerase subunit alpha, whose product MAVFNFQKPDKVIMIDSTDFEGKFEFRPLEPGYGLTVGNALRRVLLSSLEGFAITSVRIEGVDHEFSAIAGVVEDVTEIILNLKQARFKRQIEDIDNESISISISGQEQITAGDFQKFISGFQVLNTELVICNLDPKVNFNMEITIEKGRGYVPAEENKKAAAPVGTIFTDSIYTPIKNVKYSIENYRVEQKTDYEKLVFEIITDGSITPQDALTEGAKTLIHHFMLFSDERITLEADEIAQTETYDEESLHMRQLLKTKLIDMDLSVRALNCLKAAEVDTLGDLVSFNKNDLMKFRNFGKKSLTELEELVNVKGLNFGMDLSKYKLDKD is encoded by the coding sequence ATGGCAGTATTTAATTTCCAAAAGCCCGACAAAGTAATCATGATTGATTCTACAGATTTTGAAGGGAAATTCGAATTTCGCCCTTTAGAACCTGGTTATGGTTTAACAGTAGGTAACGCATTAAGAAGAGTTTTATTATCTTCTCTAGAAGGATTCGCCATTACATCAGTTAGAATTGAAGGTGTAGATCACGAATTTTCTGCAATTGCTGGAGTAGTTGAAGATGTTACTGAAATTATTTTAAATTTAAAACAAGCACGTTTTAAAAGACAAATTGAAGATATCGATAATGAGTCTATATCTATATCAATATCTGGTCAAGAACAAATTACAGCTGGAGATTTCCAAAAATTCATTTCAGGCTTCCAAGTATTAAATACAGAATTAGTAATCTGTAACTTAGATCCTAAAGTTAATTTCAATATGGAAATTACTATAGAAAAAGGTAGAGGTTATGTTCCTGCAGAAGAAAACAAAAAAGCTGCTGCACCAGTTGGAACTATTTTTACAGATTCTATATACACACCTATAAAAAATGTTAAATATAGTATTGAAAATTATCGTGTTGAGCAAAAAACTGATTATGAAAAATTAGTTTTTGAAATCATTACTGATGGTTCTATTACACCTCAAGATGCATTAACAGAGGGTGCTAAAACATTAATTCACCACTTCATGTTATTCTCTGATGAGCGTATCACTTTAGAAGCTGATGAAATAGCACAAACCGAAACTTATGATGAAGAATCACTTCACATGAGACAGTTGCTTAAAACGAAGTTAATCGATATGGATTTATCTGTACGTGCACTTAACTGTTTAAAAGCTGCAGAAGTTGATACTTTAGGTGACTTAGTATCTTTCAATAAAAATGACTTAATGAAATTCAGAAACTTTGGTAAAAAGTCTTTAACTGAGCTTGAAGAGCTTGTTAATGTTAAAGGGTTAAACTTCGGAATGGATTTAAGCAAATATAAATTAGATAAAGATTAA